In the genome of Xenopus tropicalis strain Nigerian chromosome 10, UCB_Xtro_10.0, whole genome shotgun sequence, the window TTGCCAACAGCACTTTGGTTCCTCGGAGACGACATGCAGAACGGAGTCACCAGGTGACCAACATGGACAATCTGAGGAGCACAGAGGACAAATCAGATGTAAAAACCAACACAAGTACAGTGTCTTCTCGTGAGGATGTTCCGCCATATTTATCTTCCCAGGAACTGTTCAGGGAAGAGAGTTTGCTGCCACCTTCCAGCCACACCACGTTGGATATCCTGAAGGAAACCCCAGGGAGCTACAGGGCTCTCCACACCCTGAAGCCTACGGAGCTGGACTTTGACACCAGCAGAGAATCCATAGGGGACAGCCTGAACAGCATTTCTTTTCAAGAAGAGACGATGGATTCCAGGGCAGAACGAATACATTGCAACAGGAATCTGAGGGGTTCCATTGGGCATCAGCTGGAGGAGGTTCTAGAGCTGCTCAAGTTGGAAAAAGTAACGTGGATGAAAGTAAAGGAAATTGAACAGCCCATCTTGCACTTCAGGGAACAGGTTAAGGTAGGTTTAATGGCGGCTAGATGGTGGGGCCATAGACATCACAACCCTGCCCAGTATCAGGCCGATTGACCCAGTACGTGACTGGATACCATACAAGAGCCCAAGGGAGGAGGAGCTGCTGGTTCTCTTCACTTCCTACTCTGCTGGcagatattggggggggggggggttctatagCAGAGGTGAGCAAACTATGGCCccctggcctttttaatccggtcCGCcgactccggcccccttaaaagaattccGGGTCCTGATTGGTTGCGGCTCGTGCGTGATGTCAGCATGCATTGGGTGCAACCATATAAAGCATGCAGAGGGGAAGCCGGGGGGACAGAAGCAGCCGGAGGATGGAGGGAGCTTAACGAGCCGCAggttgcttgggggggggggggggagatgctggggggagctggggggtggagctgagaggccccgtgatttctgatggcagccctgggcgtaacacTGGCCCAGCCCAGCCCGGCtataagtcaatgtggcccctgagccaaaaagtttgcccacccctgttctatagAGATGACATTTGGATAAGGTATAATGGTTTTCTATGGGTTGAACCCAAGTCATAGTCTCTGCTTTACTACTTTCATATGGTATAAGCCAAGGGGTAGAGTAGGATCATAAATCAgggcagtatcactttaagacacATGACCGTATTCCTTAATATCAGCCATAAGCCTGGTCCCAGTGCCTTGTTTCCGTCCCCCCAGCAGGATAAAGATGCCAGCCAGCAGAACTTTCCCATGGACAGATTGCTGGTAGAGACGGCTTTGGAAAGTTTCGACTTCTTAAACACGGACTTCCATGCTGATGAGATGTCGCTGTTTGGCAGCGTTCGGACTCACAGCAAGAGGTAAAGCACACATTATTTCTGTGTAGCCGATCCAAAAAATCCCCACTATTTCCTGTGTGATGTTTTGGGAACTGCTTGGAACAGTGGTACCAGGAAAATGTCCCTTCAGATTTAAAGGAATATGCCCCTGGTTTATTAGCTTCCTAATGTTTTCTTCTTAAAGCAACAACATACTCTTTCCCATGGAAAAATTAATTTGTAGCACTCTTATAGCTGAATAAAACCAACAATTGCTGACCCATAACTTAGATCAGCTGGAAGCTCTATATAgtattacttctcctttaataatgggCTCAGTACCTactctcccacagccccagtcccttcccagaggctattatcccccccactgctactataggcaccatctctccctactatacctgctatcccacagccacagtcccttcccagaggctattatcccccccactgctactataggcaccatctctccctactatacctgttatcccacagccccagtcccttcccagagactattatccccccactgctactataggcaccatctctccctactatacctgctatcccacagccacagtcccttcccagaggctattatccccccacagctactataggcaccatctctccctactatacctgctatcccacagccccagtcccttcccagaggctattatccccccactgctactataggcaccatctctccctactatacctgctatcccacagccccagtcccttcccagaggctattatgcttAGTATTGGAACCCAGGAGTTTTCTGATTTTGCAAGTTATTAATGAGAAGAGGGAATTGAGCATTTTTGGCTTTAGAGATGGGAAAATATTTGCCTGGGAAAACACTAGAACCTTTCCCATGTAGAACGTGTTATGAATTACACAACTATTGTTCCGTTACACTATTTTTACATGAGCCATCAGCATGTTTAAATTAAAGACATTCCCTCATTAGTATTGTCTCCCTGGCAGAGTGGTTGGGACCTCTTGGTGCCTTTTGGAATGTGACACGGGTACGGCAGGAGATATTTGATTGGATAAAGATGGGCATAATTGGTGTACGTCACGCACAGTATCAACTGCATCAATCAGTGTCTGTAATGAGGAAAGTTTACACATACCAGGCGTATTATAAAGCTTAATTCAGCTCTCTCATTATAGCAAAGTTAACCGCAGATTTATTGTACTCGGTAGACACAGTAGTTCCAAAATGGACCTCAATAAAATCTCAGCAGTTTAGGATTCTAGTAAAAAGTCAGTGAGATGCTAAATAtgccccagagcattccttctctgtatatttgtatttatacatatgggagggaggtgccatattgtttcccttagacagtacagtatgagggtacagcttattgtgtgcccagaacattccttctctgtatatttgtatttatacatatgggagggaggtgccatattgtttcccttagacagtacagtatgagggtacaacttattgtgtgcccagaacattccttctctgtatatttgtatttatacatatgggagggcgatgccatattgtttcccttagacagtacagtatgagggtacagcttattgtgtgcccagaacattccttctctgtatatttgtatttatacatatgggagggagatgccatattgtttcccttagacagtacagtatgagggtacagcttattgtgtgcccagaacattccttctctgtatatttgtatttatacatatgggagggagatgccatattgtttcccttagacagtacagtatgagggtacagcttattgtgtgcccagaacattccttctctgtatatttgtatttatacatatgggagggaggtgccatagtgtttcccttagacagtacagtatgagggtacagcttattgtgtgcccagaacattccttctctgtatatttgtatttatacatatgggagggaggtgccatactgTTTCTATGTTCTATCTGTTAAGCATTGGAACTATACAAGAGAGAGCACTGACATCCATAGGGTGCAACACCAATTCCACCCCAAGTGAGGCAAGCACTGGAAATGAGGATCTGGACTTGATTCTCTCACTGCATCTGCGAGTCTGCAAAGCACTATTAAAGGTAATACAGAGTTTCCGtttcacacagttacacacatgaGTGTTGGGCTGGAAGGGAATAAGAGGGAATTGTATGTTGCAGAAACTGACGTGGCCCAATACAGCCAGAATCTTACAGAACCACCTGCTGGAGGAGTTGTGCTGGCAGAAGGAGGTGTTGGACTACCTTTCCCTTATCTTTATCCAAAAGGCTGGCGACAACGTTTCCACTGATGAGGGTACGTAGCAACATATGCAACACCAGGCGTGGTTATGCTGCTAGCACCACTTCCCAATCAGCAGCACCACTCATAGGCTCTAGTTCATTTTGTATAGTAACGCTATTGGCTGTGCAGAATTAAGCAGGAGGGTAGAACCCACTCGCTCTAGCAAGAAAATACCATCATGATAAAGGGCCAGTGGCCACCCCTAACTACTACAGTCGGGTATAAGCTGCCTCTGTACTTCTGCAGGGTTAGCTCTctgatgttgcccaaggcatccaatcagtaatcagctttcaacagtagcaaagcatctattggctgctatgagcaacatcaccagtaatgtcttactccactttttacacattgtgataaatatacccctttgtatCTTACTAAGTATTTAATAAAAAACTTGGCCCGTGTTTTAGAGTTcggccccttatgtgattgagtttgacacccctgttctatGGTAAGAGCACATTAGCAACCTAGAAGCTCCACCTGGTGGAAGACACAGGGTATTACAGGTACAAGTAATGAATAGTATGGCGCCTTCTCTTCCCAGAGGCACAAAGAATAGGCTGACTATCTGCAACTCTGTCTGCTCCCTATAATAATGCAAGCCCCCTTTCTTTCCCATCTGCCCAAAGTCATTCCAAAGGCCAAGAAGATCAGGCATTTCCTAAAGCTATGGAAGAGCTGCACAAGTCCGGACTGCCCCTGGTTCTGCGCATCTGAAACCTTCCTCAGCGCCGTCAAGAAAATGTTTGCGGGCAGGATCAAACGGAAATATCCAGGGCAGCTGGAAACAGGTAAATCCGTCGGGTGGCTGAGAATGAGAGGGAAGTCGCACACACTTACAGCTGGCGCTAGtgctcactggggggggggaggcaaaaTGTTAGGTGATTGAATTCACTTACCCGATACCCCCAAGCTGGTGCCCCTAGTAGCAGAAAATCAACTCAGCCCGGGGCACATACAGACGAGCGACcctcttcctttcttctcctCTCACTGCGATCCAGAGGGCCGCTCATATTCGATAGTCAAaaagactttttttgttaaagtgcagCTTTTCCCTCAAAGAAAGAACACAGAAGAGGATCTGCATGTAACCGGGCTGGTGTGGGTTTTTTGCTAACAGCAGCACCGGCCAGGGGTTTAGggtaacagggatccccaacctttcttactcgtgagccacaatgaaatttaaaaagacttggagagcaacacaagcaccataaaagttcatggaggagccaaataagggctgtgattggctaataggcagcctctatgcacactatcagcttacagggggctttatttggtaggaaatcttgtttttattcaaccaaaacttgcccccaagtcaggaattcaaaaataactccctggtttgggggcactgagagcaacacccaaggggttggggagcaacatgttgccctgagccactggttggggatcactagggTAAGTtaatacaatcactgagggggtgcctaacactttcagtcacagtgacacagatcctatctgatacccattgtaagcagcagtcctgccctgctttatggctgagattctagctatctgtataacaggatctgtgccactgtgacagaatgctctgttatacagatagctagaatctcagccataaagcagggcaggactgctgcttacaatggggatcagataggatctgtgccactgtgacagaatgctctatctgatccccattgtaagcagcagtcctgccctgctttatggctgagattctagctatctgtataacagagaattctgtcacagtggccaaGTAAGAGAACATAAAGCaaatactgaaataattaaatattgtCAGGGTATTCTAGTGATGGAGGGGGTGGCTACAGACACATAAGAAATGGTGGAAGGTTTTGGAGGAAATGATGAGAGTAAATGTCTGGATAATGAGTGGAGAGATTTCCTTCGGGCTGTGCGAGTATGTGCTATGAATCAGGTTTCACCGGTTCGATACCTGTCTCTGCATCATCTTCCTGACATCTCCTAAACCAAATCATCTGGGGAGGGAGCGCCCAAAGGCCGAGCTTTGTTCCTCTATCTAAACGCTGAAGTTAGATGTAGCCTGGAGGAGCCATCAGGAATctgcatgtgtgtgtataaggTCAGGTTTCCAAGCCTGATACCCCCCATGGATGTTAAACCCATTAAGCAGCCCCTGACTCATTGTCCACATGTTGACGTGAATCCGGACGCACGATActtctatttatttattcttcTCCCCAAGCAGCTCGGCTAAATTGTCTCCATAAAATGTGGCCAGAGTTTGGCGGTAATGAAAGATTTACTGGCCTCATTAAAGAAAACAAGAATATAAATAAAGGCCGACCCAGGAGTCTGGTATCTGGGACCCATCGAGTTATAGTGGTTTATTTAAGGGTGCGGGTACAGCGAGATGCATTCCAGGGAAGGAATTGGCTCCCATTAAGCCATTTATACAAAAAGTCTGGTTTGCCCCAGTCCCCAGCACGATAGGTCTGTACTTATGGGCATGGAGAATTACACTGAGCCATGTCTGTGGTTAAGTGCCATAAAGTAAGACTGATCTGCTGTTTTGTGACCAGTAGCTCACTAAATCTCCATCTGATGTTTCCCTTTCAGTATGCAGAAGAGTTCTGGAGCAGATGTTTACCTTTGGGGGCGTATTTCCAGCGAATGAGTTATCGGACGGTGTGGTTTCCATTTTCCTGGTGTATGGGTATCTGAGAAGACATCAAGTGTTAGACCTTGAGAAATACATTGCTGCCCTTACCAGAGAAGGTATGGAATTCCACTTGCCCATGGCCTGAGTCTATTACTACAGCAGCTGGGCCTCTGTTACCTGCATTCCCCTGCCATAGACTCCTGCGGGTCAGATTCAGAgcgtaaggctaatggcacagtgCGAGAATGCCTGGGGAGCCCTTAGCCTCTtcaatagaaatataaataaatagaagagGTCAAATTAAAGCTAGGCTGCTGGTTATTCTATAGACAGAAGCTCCAACTCCGTGCACATCAGCCAAGTGCAGTTAAACatctgagaggagcagagaccATGGTAGACTCATTAAGAGGGAGCAGTTACTCGCCTACTTGTTATGTCTGCCTGGAAACAGCCCGGTCCCACTCACACACCTTACACCGACACATGGATAGTACAGGGGCTACTGaaacacacgcagagctgcctctttgtttattcattttgtaATATCCCTCACAATGAACCAATCTTTatctgtactgtctaagggaaacaatatggcacctccctcccatatgtataaatacaaatatacagagaaggaatgttctgggcacacaataagctgtaccctcatacagtactgtctaagggaaacaatatggcacctccctcccatatgtataaatacaaatatacagagaaggaatgttctgggcacacaataagctgtacccccatactgtactgttttgTTAAGTCACAATATATGGGGTATTTTATTCCTTTGGGTAAATTGCAGCTGACTGTCCCCTGTATCTTTGCTCCTTTAGTGACTCTTATTGAAGACCTTCAGTTACCTGGAAGACTAAAGaagataaaaaaattaaaggcCAAGCAAATCTATCGGCTTCAGCCACTGCCACAGCTTCTCAGAATCCTAGCCAATTTCCAACTCGACGAAAACAAGAAGTTGTCCAAAGCCTCAGCAAACTTCCTTTCCAGGGCTTCCACCAACAAGCAATTCAAACACAAGGTACAGAATCCAGCAATTACTGACAGAATAATGTTTGATAGGTTAGATGGCCTGTAAGCACTCTCACCCTaaccaggggtacccagggcacaaataagcactcaccccaaatctccccctaactggccttcaggctgggcccccttagcccataacaaggttacagatatatagaaacattggggtaacagtcaccctgctatagttccaggggtacccagggcacaaataagcactcaccccaaatctcccctaactggccttcaggctgggcccccttagctcataacaaggttacagatatatagaaacattggggtaacagtcaccctgctatagttccaggggtacccagggcacaaataagcactcaccccaaatctccccctaactggccttcaggctgggcccccttagcccataacaaggttacagatatatagaaacattggggtaacagtcaccctgctacagttccaggggtacccagggcacaaataagcactcaccccaaatccccccctaactggccttcaggctgggcccccttagcccataacaaggttacagatatatagaaacattggggtaacagtcaccctgctatagttccaggggtacccagggcacaaataagcactcaccccaaatccccccctaactggccttcaggctgggcccccttagcccataacaaggttacatatatatagaaacattggggtaacagtcacattGGGGTAATTTCCTCGGGCTAAACTTGCCTTTGTGATTTACCTCTAAAAGAAATTCCTATTTATTAGCTATATTGCAGAGTTCAGTGTATCTCGGAGGGATTGAATAACACAGTTCCAACATTCTTAGCCAACCAGTGCTCAAAGCCACAGTTCACACAGTGAAACAGCTAaggccactagagggcagtgcGGTTGTGCATATTTAAACATGAACTTACAGGCGCAGCTAAGATAATATTAGAATTATCTGTTTATTTTAAATTCATCGGTACTGCATTAAGAGGCTTCCTAAGGTTGCCTTAAGCAGCAAATTCATAGTAGATTCGCTTGTAAAGACAATTTATTTCCCGCCACTGGTATAAGGAATGATTTCCTTGCATACTCTGCCCAGGGAAGGGTTAAACATCTGCCCCATGGGGGAGGCTTGGGAATGTTTATATCATTGCAGCAGGATAATGTCAGTAACCCCTGACTCCAGGAAACGGTGACAGATAAAGGCCACAGCTATAAAAATACATCATTACTGGGCTAGCCGCAGGAACCAGATGGAAGCCACTCCATTGCATATTTTGGGATTTAGGATTAGGACAGAGGGAATGTGAAGACACTCTTGCTCTTCCTATTGTGCTTAGGGATGGTGGCCCAGAGTTATGGCTACAGTGGCAAGAAAGAGACCTAAGTGACAGTGTAGGGGAATCCAATGAGGGTGATAGCCAACTTGCTAATGGCAtcaagtactggggggggcaaatGTCTGTTTCTTACCTAAGCAAGGAAAGAATTTCATCCTGGTACCTCTAAGGGAAGTCTAGATGCCTTCAATCAGTTCTTGATGCCCAGTGGCACTTTGTGGGCGTTTCCCTAATCCTGGCAGTTGCCTATAGAAGCCCAGAAGTAGCTTTATTAGCACAAAGATGTAATTGTGTTTCCATTTCCCCCATTCCAGGCAGTTCTGTATTATACAGAGGTTTTATCTGGTGATGATACAACGCTCCAGCGATCGGCCTGCTTGGCCCTGAAGCATCTAAAAGTAAGTCTACCCCCCCAAACATAGCTCTTTGTAAGGGTAACCAGGTCTCCTGTAACCTGCTAGGCACCTCTGTGTAACTAGGGCTGTGTACTATCAATAGGAGGATTCTGTGCCTGTAACACTCTGTCATCACATAGCAACCCCACACTGAGCCTCCAGCAATGCCTGCAGCTTGCCTGAGACACTAAGGCTGCAGCTAAGTTGCCTGTAAGTGAACATGTATGAGCATGTAGTGCTGGGGGATGACGCTGCAGCAGGCTACATTAGGAACATTGGCGCAGCAGCTCTTGTTAGCAGGGTATTGTGTTGTGTGTCACACAGGGGACGGCGAGTATCGACCAGATCGCTTGTTTGTGTCAGTCTGAAGTGGAGGAAGTGAGGAACATCGCCAGAGACACCATCTTATCCTTCGGTAAGTCCAACCGGCAGCGCAAGTCCTCGGGGGGCCTGGGCTGGCTCAAACTGATTTAAAGGGTTGTGATATCAGGGAACCAAGGAGAGTCAGACAGGCTTTACATCAGCGCTATAACAAAGGGAAGCCCTTTGAGTAATGTTGacataaagcaatactgtcatgggaaaacatgttatttttcaaaacccatcagttaatagagcagcagaattctgcattgtaatctttttcaaaagcgcaaattgattttttatatttaattttgaaatttcacatggggctagccatattcttcatttcccagggtgccacagccacgtgacctgtgctctgataaacttcactcacactttactgctgcgctgcaagttggagtgatatcccccccctcccacccactcacagcagccgatcagccgctcccagtaggtatcagaatagcactcaatagtaagaaatccaagtccggcttgggactcctccagttacatgggagtaggagaaacaataggttggctgaaagcagttctaatgtgtagcgctggctccttctgaaagctcagactcaggcacaatgcactgagatggcgcctacacaccaatattacagctacaaatacatttgttggttgaagaatgaATGGCAACTTGTGAAAGAGACTTTCTAACGTGTGATGACATTTGCAGGTATGAAAGGATGTCAGGCTTTTGGAAAGACTGACAAGATGTGCCGGGAACTGCAGGACACCCTGACACTGGACGGCGAGATAGAAATTACAGTATTTTGAAGTTGCAAAAGAAAGGGGGAGGGGGGATTAAAGGTCTAAATTTTCTTTGTCTGTTCCCAAAATGtgtataaaatttaaaaatgtatatttaggtTTCCTTCAGTTGCACATAAATGGGCATTCTCActgctaaccccccccccccaatcattctATCTGGCTGCTGCCAGGAaagtacagcagggggcgctactGTTACACACATTTATGATATAGCGGTGTAGAACTGCTAATATCACAAAGagataaaacaatgtaaaaaaactCAGAATACCTTGATGGTGGGTCCATATCCCCTTTCATGACAATATGAGACTTTCCTGGTTCCCCTACAAAGTTATTTTTTGGGTTGGGGAATTTATCTTTTCCATTACACGTGGAATATACCAAGTATCAGCTGCACAGGGGGAGTCATACTTGAGCACTTCCCGCAGTCTGCTaggaaaaagtaatttttttttgttaaatcacATTATTTCCTTAAATGTTTAATTTGTATTGTAAAATTTCTGTTCCTTCAAAGAAACGAAGGTGTTTGGAAAGTTGAAAGTGTTGGAAATTAGTGAAGGTTTAAGTTTCAGTTGGTTGCCCTTTAATAGGCGGGGCATGTAAAAGGAGAGTGTATTATGGTTCATCTATGGAATAACTTTAGCATGTAGCAGATTGAAATGACCCACTCagtgttgcagttggtctttatttagGTCCAGCCACACCTGGAGCTGCAGAATAAAGTTGTTTAATACCCATACAGAAAGTTTGAAAAGCAATAGCAAGTTGCCTAGGAATGTCACTGCCCCTACCAAAGGtccatttcaaggggaagtaaagcatTACGTTAAAGATTAATAGTGTCCCTTTCAGTGAATGCAACGTGGATTTGGCACTGACATCATCTAATAGCAAATGTGACTCTAAGCGGAAGAGCCCCCAGCTGCCACCCATAATGtacatgttatatatatttgttaataagAAATGTGCACAAATGCTTTcctttctgtatattgtaagttcATAAACAATAAACTTTTGTGACTTTATGGCACCAATATGCATCCCGCCGCCATTTGGTTTCCTTGGTGCCCTGACTCTATTAAGAAACGAAGACTTACCCTGCTTCCATTATAGAAATAGCAGATGCCGTGCAACAGGTACCCAGAGCAACTGTGATCTGTCAAACATCCGGCAAGCCCAGCCTGTGCAGTTGTATGGTCTGGGAAACAAGATGGCCGCCTCGACGTCAACTGAGAGAAAAAGTAAGAGTGAGGCTTTAGTAATGCGGCGGATAAATATGCCAATGTTTTGCCCCCTTCCCAGATAGGGTTAAGTGCCCAGGAAACCTACCCCAAAATTCCCCTTAGTAACGAAGCTCTAATCTTTCAGCACTAAACAGCACTCTGGTTGCTATAGAGAATCTCTGTAGCAACATAAAGTCTGATATGTTTATATTCCCAACAAAGAATCAGTGGAAGGATAAAAGCCCCACCCAACAAACCATAAGAACAAAAATGATCAACTCACAGTCTGCATTGACTCCATGAAGCGCTGGAATTAACTCCGCCCATCATCAACTTGGTGGCAGTTTCTTCTCCGAACAGTTTCTGGGTAACTTTCAATAATAACCCCCAAAAAACACACTAAGGTTACATGAGGTTAACTACAAGCTACTATGGTCGCTTTAATACGataataaagggtaagtaacagTAAATACTGCTGGGAGGAATGGGCAGAGAAACATATTGGTCTGCAGTTGTCTCTCCACAAGTGTCCAATGCACTAATGCTGGTCATACGAGGGCCCTTGGGTAAGGAGCCAATCGGACCATTGA includes:
- the ripor3 gene encoding RIPOR family member 3 isoform X2 gives rise to the protein MEPPAVLSIALAYQTMEPPAVPFIAPTFQTMEHPAVLSIAPTFQTMEPPAVLSIAPTFQAMEPPAVLSIAPAYQTIEPPAVPFIAPACPTMEPPAVPFIAPACPTMEAPPMSSFGANEDHNILEERDHSRQKELLATMSVKLRFSSPSDGLGGVGRSRSFAGFSTLQVRKTSQSLRRSSVRSKVLAKSDKLYPSLRKGSIPLDPHPHQVKKIFEALRKGLNEYLEEHQTQLDFLAGQQKDIKRNSRLAYFYDLDKEIRLIERHIRKLEFHISKIEELYETYCIQWRLRVGACNMKHAFSLSPSTKASRESLLELYKNFQECTEDMCTIEGELEVHLGEFLIKMKGLVGYARLCPGDHYEVLIKLGRQRWRLKGKIETDDSQMWDEEERMFIPNLCENFEIKVVELRGLTTIVVGLVTCHSADFFTTRPRIIIVDITELGTIKLQLEVIWNPFNTSKLLSTPGTTTKFSTSGRKASLYHWTPPNTPSFREKFYLQNDLDSTFSSLDKDIQTPYILSYLANSTLVPRRRHAERSHQVTNMDNLRSTEDKSDVKTNTSTVSSREDVPPYLSSQELFREESLLPPSSHTTLDILKETPGSYRALHTLKPTELDFDTSRESIGDSLNSISFQEETMDSRAERIHCNRNLRGSIGHQLEEVLELLKLEKVTWMKVKEIEQPILHFREQVKDKDASQQNFPMDRLLVETALESFDFLNTDFHADEMSLFGSVRTHSKSIGTIQERALTSIGCNTNSTPSEASTGNEDLDLILSLHLRVCKALLKKLTWPNTARILQNHLLEELCWQKEVLDYLSLIFIQKAGDNVSTDEVIPKAKKIRHFLKLWKSCTSPDCPWFCASETFLSAVKKMFAGRIKRKYPGQLETVCRRVLEQMFTFGGVFPANELSDGVVSIFLVYGYLRRHQVLDLEKYIAALTREVTLIEDLQLPGRLKKIKKLKAKQIYRLQPLPQLLRILANFQLDENKKLSKASANFLSRASTNKQFKHKAVLYYTEVLSGDDTTLQRSACLALKHLKGTASIDQIACLCQSEVEEVRNIARDTILSFGMKGCQAFGKTDKMCRELQDTLTLDGEIEITVF
- the ripor3 gene encoding RIPOR family member 3 isoform X3 — translated: MSVKLRFSSPSDGLGGVGRSRSFAGFSTLQVRKTSQSLRRSSVRSKVLAKSDKLYPSLRKGSIPLDPHPHQVKKIFEALRKGLNEYLEEHQTQLDFLAGQQKDIKRNSRLAYFYDLDKEIRLIERHIRKLEFHISKIEELYETYCIQWRLRVGACNMKHAFSLSPSTKASRESLLELYKNFQECTEDMCTIEGELEVHLGEFLIKMKGLVGYARLCPGDHYEVLIKLGRQRWRLKGKIETDDSQMWDEEERMFIPNLCENFEIKVVELRGLTTIVVGLVTCHSADFFTTRPRIIIVDITELGTIKLQLEVIWNPFNTSKLLSTPGTTTKFSTSGRKASLYHWTPPNTPSFREKFYLQNDLDSTFSSLDKDIQTPYILSYLANSTLVPRRRHAERSHQVTNMDNLRSTEDKSDVKTNTSTVSSREDVPPYLSSQELFREESLLPPSSHTTLDILKETPGSYRALHTLKPTELDFDTSRESIGDSLNSISFQEETMDSRAERIHCNRNLRGSIGHQLEEVLELLKLEKVTWMKVKEIEQPILHFREQVKQDKDASQQNFPMDRLLVETALESFDFLNTDFHADEMSLFGSVRTHSKSIGTIQERALTSIGCNTNSTPSEASTGNEDLDLILSLHLRVCKALLKKLTWPNTARILQNHLLEELCWQKEVLDYLSLIFIQKAGDNVSTDEVIPKAKKIRHFLKLWKSCTSPDCPWFCASETFLSAVKKMFAGRIKRKYPGQLETVCRRVLEQMFTFGGVFPANELSDGVVSIFLVYGYLRRHQVLDLEKYIAALTREVTLIEDLQLPGRLKKIKKLKAKQIYRLQPLPQLLRILANFQLDENKKLSKASANFLSRASTNKQFKHKAVLYYTEVLSGDDTTLQRSACLALKHLKGTASIDQIACLCQSEVEEVRNIARDTILSFGMKGCQAFGKTDKMCRELQDTLTLDGEIEITVF
- the ripor3 gene encoding RIPOR family member 3 isoform X1, which produces MEPPAVLSIALAYQTMEPPAVPFIAPTFQTMEHPAVLSIAPTFQTMEPPAVLSIAPTFQAMEPPAVLSIAPAYQTIEPPAVPFIAPACPTMEPPAVPFIAPACPTMEAPPMSSFGANEDHNILEERDHSRQKELLATMSVKLRFSSPSDGLGGVGRSRSFAGFSTLQVRKTSQSLRRSSVRSKVLAKSDKLYPSLRKGSIPLDPHPHQVKKIFEALRKGLNEYLEEHQTQLDFLAGQQKDIKRNSRLAYFYDLDKEIRLIERHIRKLEFHISKIEELYETYCIQWRLRVGACNMKHAFSLSPSTKASRESLLELYKNFQECTEDMCTIEGELEVHLGEFLIKMKGLVGYARLCPGDHYEVLIKLGRQRWRLKGKIETDDSQMWDEEERMFIPNLCENFEIKVVELRGLTTIVVGLVTCHSADFFTTRPRIIIVDITELGTIKLQLEVIWNPFNTSKLLSTPGTTTKFSTSGRKASLYHWTPPNTPSFREKFYLQNDLDSTFSSLDKDIQTPYILSYLANSTLVPRRRHAERSHQVTNMDNLRSTEDKSDVKTNTSTVSSREDVPPYLSSQELFREESLLPPSSHTTLDILKETPGSYRALHTLKPTELDFDTSRESIGDSLNSISFQEETMDSRAERIHCNRNLRGSIGHQLEEVLELLKLEKVTWMKVKEIEQPILHFREQVKQDKDASQQNFPMDRLLVETALESFDFLNTDFHADEMSLFGSVRTHSKSIGTIQERALTSIGCNTNSTPSEASTGNEDLDLILSLHLRVCKALLKKLTWPNTARILQNHLLEELCWQKEVLDYLSLIFIQKAGDNVSTDEVIPKAKKIRHFLKLWKSCTSPDCPWFCASETFLSAVKKMFAGRIKRKYPGQLETVCRRVLEQMFTFGGVFPANELSDGVVSIFLVYGYLRRHQVLDLEKYIAALTREVTLIEDLQLPGRLKKIKKLKAKQIYRLQPLPQLLRILANFQLDENKKLSKASANFLSRASTNKQFKHKAVLYYTEVLSGDDTTLQRSACLALKHLKGTASIDQIACLCQSEVEEVRNIARDTILSFGMKGCQAFGKTDKMCRELQDTLTLDGEIEITVF